The following nucleotide sequence is from Triticum dicoccoides isolate Atlit2015 ecotype Zavitan chromosome 7B, WEW_v2.0, whole genome shotgun sequence.
TCGCCCGACACTTTGCCGTAGCGAGCCTCCAATAGGGTTGCGTccaaaaataacaaagcaatctGTTGCTTCCATGCAGGTCTACTAAAATACATGGCCGAGTGTATCAAGTCCAACAAACAGTAGGAATTCATTGCAAAAGTAGTCCAACTTTTAAAAGCAAATCATTCGTACCGACGTAGCTGAGCAGTTCAAAAGTTAGTAGCATCCGTGGCGCCCTAATTGCACATCAACTAGCACGAATCGTAAAGCAGCGGTCTCCCGATCATTCTGGAAGACTCGAGGCCCCAACCGATCTGTCCAGAACCTTCTAAACCCAATTCAGCATCCCCTCCCCCAAGAAAGCTCTCCCGCTCCTCCTTTACAAAACCCCCCTCCATTTCGCTCACCGCAAGAATCCAAAATCATCACAGCAgagggagagaaagaaagagagggaaggaagagagagagagagaagagagagaccatGGCTTCCGCCGTCGCTTGCAAGGGCAAGGTTCCCGTGCCGGCCAGCCTCCTCAAGTCCGGTGCTCCCGTGGCCTTCTGCGCGCTCCAGTCCCCCGCCgtcaccgccgcccgccgcccgtacAACACCCAGTTCAAGGTCAAGGAGGTCAGCCgctacgatgacgacgacgacgactacagCGGCCGCGACCTCGTCATCCCCAGCTTCTTCTCGCAGGGTATGCTTCCGTTCCCCAGCTGTGGTGCGCCGTTTCTTTGCGTTCGTTCTGATCTTCTTTTGCCGTCCTTGATGTTGATTCTGCAGACGTGCTCGACCCGCTCGGCGCGCCGACCAGCATGGAACGTCTGCTGTCTCTGATGGAGGACGTCGCATCTCAGACCGGCCTCTCCTCCGCTGCTGGGGCGTCGCGGCTCGGACGCTGGGTGGCCAAGGAGGACGACGACGCGGTCTACCTCAAGGTGCCGATGCCGGGGCTGACCAAGGAGCACGTGGAGGTGCGCGCGGACAAGAACATCCTGGTGATCAAAGGCGAGGGCGAGAAGCAGCCCTGGGACGGCGACGGCGACTCCGCAGTGCCGAGGTACAACCGCCGCATCGAGATGCCCGCCGACGCGTACAAGATGGACAAGATCAAGGCCGAGATGAAGAATGGCGTGCTCTGGGTCACCCTGCTCAAGGTCAAGGAGGAGGAGCGCAAGGACGTCTTCCACGTCAAGGTCGAGTAGTCCTGGTGGTAGTGCTCATGGAGGATGGCCGGCGAGAGAGTGTGAGAGACGCCTTGTTGATGTGGTGATGTTTGGTGTCTTTTCTTCCTTGTTTTGCTTCGTTGATTGTCTTGGATCCAGTAGGTGAAGTTGGCCGCAAACTCTGTTAGTTTCCTCTAGTTCGGCATATGATGAACTTGCTTTGgtgatgaaattggtgatgaaattcTGTTGATTTTCTAAGTTTGGCATATGATGAACTGATTTGGTGGTGAAATTGGTCATGAAACCTTGTTGATCTCCTTAAGTTTGGCGTGCTGGACTAAATTAGTGGTGAAATCGATCATGAACGACTTTGATTGTCTTAAAGCTAGTCTCGCCTGTCTATCTTTTCTCGTCCTTGATCTGTATTGCTTTATGCTTTCTGTAAAAAGCTGGGCAGTTACTTGTTGACTGTCTTAAAGCTAGTCTCGCCTACTCTCTGAAAATTTGACTGATCTCGTCGAGTTTGACGTCATGGAGTTGGTGAACGGGCAGTTACTTGTTGATGAttctttttttgctttcttttctttcatGAGAATATGAAGATTTTTGCTTGCTGTTCCGTGGTGTTTATCTTCTGTGTTACTTTGTCAGAACAGTAACTGTTCATGTTTGTGGTTGTAGCGTTGTTGTGTGAACACTAACGGAATTTCAGTTTGCACGACGAAATTGGTGTGAATGGGCAGTCACTCATGGTTGTTGCTTGCTGTTCCGTGAAAATTTCGTTTTGTGTTTATCCTCTGTTTACCTGTAAGAACAGTAGCTGTTTCAGTTTGTAGGTATAGTATTCTTGCGAACAGCCATATGAGATCTCATGCTTTGTGAGTTTCTTAGTGACAAACACAATCGGAATAGATTGTTTGTCTCATGCTTTGTGATTTTCTTGGTGACATACAAACTAGAATTTCAGTATGCACAACGAAAAGCAGTAGGCAATACACAAAAGAAATTGCCACTTTTACTCTTCAATCCTTAGTTCAGTCCCACCAATTGGTTTTATCTTTGGCCTTCGGCgctgcattttttttcttttaaaaaaaaaaaTTGAAGTCCAACAGGAGAGGTGTTGGTATTCATTAATTAGGATTGTCTGCATGATCGCTGAGGCATGGCGATTCCACAGGCGACGAGCCCAGAGGAGGTTGAAATCCCATCCGGTCGCATCAGCCAGTTCCGTCGAGCGAACCAACAGGGCAGTGACCAAAAAGGTGCATGGGGGTCTCGAGGCTCCTATTGCTGGGCATGCAGAAATAAGCATTAGGGCATATACAATGGGGGCAACACCTAGCTGCTGCCCCGTCCATCCACGTAGGTAAAAAAGTATGAGGCACTTGGTTTAATTTTTAATACCCCAACGCATCAGCCTGAGGCTGCCTCACTGGGACCCACACCATCTCTATGCTCAAAACAACTCCTGTTCATCTCGCCTCCAAACGCATCTTCTTCTCCAATCTTCCTCAATCCATACAAAAAAATGGAAATAAACCTTTACGCCTGAATTTTTTTTGCCCAATTGACCTCTGTAAGGAGAGTGGCATTGGACATGCGTAGCTGCGGCCTTGAGCTCGCGCCGCCGGCCATGGCCCTTTTCCAATCTCACGGTGTCCTCCATGGATGTGCCACCGGCATCATCGTCGCCGGTCTCTGGTCGGCACACGGAGGAGCACTCCGGGTGGAATGGTCGCCTCATGTATTTCCGCCTCGACCACTCCATGTTCCTGATCTGGAACTCGTGCTTCTGTACTTGGGCTGCCATGGCCATGGTCGTGTCATGCAGCTCTAGATGCGTCGCTTCCTGCATCGTCTACGGGCAGAGAAGCCAACTTCTCCCATCCTTTTCACAGGCACTCTCTCGCTTTTTCCTCTCTTTTCTTGCTTTTCTCTCGAGGAAGCCGGCTCTTCTGCAGGAGTCACCTGTAGTCTGCAGGCGAACGCTTTTGCGCCAGGATGACATCCGACCCTAGTTAGCATGTGGAGCAGCGCCCCTGGGGCTAGCCGTTGGCCATGCCCTTAGGGATACCATGCCGCTGAATGACTGGAATCGACCGCCGCGGACAACCGGCGGTGGAGCCGCAACCACATGAAGAAGTGACATTTGGGAGTGGGGTGTCTTCCAAGCAAACCGTAATGGCAAGGGTGCCAAATCCATGAACTATTGCTTGTAGGCCGAAGATGTAGTGAAGTTCCACAAGCTGGGCCTCCAGCGGAAGTTATCAACAAAATCCGAGTCAATAATGAAGGACATCGCTCTGGAGTGCAGGTCGAAGAAGTCCCGCATATGGGCAGAGGGGATCGACCCTTAGAGGTGATGAATCCAGACATCGTCCTAGATGGCATCCTGAGGTGTGCCATTCTTCAAACGAGATATGGAGATTCTTCGGGCGAGATATGGAGAATAGCTCAGGCTAGAGACGACGCGGGGACTCGGGCTCATTCCACAAGTCATTCCAAAAATTGACGCACTTTCCGCATCTAATGAGGACCTTGGTCACAAAAGAAAAAACATCTCTTGTCCTTGGGGAGAGCAAGTCCATGCCATGACAGGGTAAGTTGACCATATCTTCGCAAGCCAGAGCCTTCTAAGCTGTAGCCTAGCTGAAACGTTTCAGGTTAGGATGCCAAGCCTGCCACAGCGACGTGGGCGACAAACCAAGTCCCAAGCAAGCTTGCAAATGTGTGCCTAAGCATTGATCGATGTCTGTCCATAGCCAAGCCCGTTGAAGATCGATCTAGTCAATGACCCATGCTGAGAGCGGGATGCAAGACATGCTGAAGATGGAGAGCGCGGATAGCATTTGAATGTAGTACATTTAGAGGCCGGTGATAGAGAGCGGCTTGAGTTTCCACACCACTAGGTGGCTGGTAATCTTTTTGATAAGCGTTTGCATGTCGATCTTGTCCATCCTGGGAAGCTAACGAGGCATGCTGAGGTACTTGCACGCAAGCGAGTGCGTCGGCGTACCGATAAACTCTAGGATAGTTGTAATGTCACAACCTTCACAACGAATGGGGACAACGGCCCTCCTATGTTTAGTCCCACTTAGATAAATCACTACTCACTTTTTGTCAAGTGAAAGGGGTACGAACATGTTTGAGACACATTTTTCTGAGTGGGACCCACCCAGGAAAAAATAAAGGATCAATCCACTTCTCGATCTTCTTCCTACCGCTCCACTAGCATAACGAGATCATTGCCTCCACAATATGTGCCCgattttgaaagtgcaactaattcctggttggttttggtaattcataacaacatatatctcattcaactaatatccattcaacataaatatttcaggatgttcaatgattggcatgacaaggactagagatgtggacccttcaaaatgctaaggaaaaggattggcaaaaactcaagactcttcatttttgtttaagtgattcaagatcacattgagtccataggaaagccaatactattaaaaggggatgaggtgttgcttaatgatctatttgctcaagtgcttagtgatattgctccaaaaccctcagccactttctctatccaaatatATTCAAACCCTAATTTCCTAGTCGGCCCCATCGATATTTCCTACCCGGAGCCACCGGGTTCATCTTGACTTAGCCACTGCCAGAACCCTAACAATTCGGTTCCACTGATATATtgcaatcagtctcaccgagatggcttgaTTGATTCTCTGTTGCATTGTTGCTTcacttcggtcccactgagatgatGCGATCGGTGCCACCAAGATGAGGtctgccctaagccctagcacatcggtcagaccgagttgttcccatcggtcccaccgggattcctaacgttcatatttttgcacagatcggtgccaccgagatgggtcaaaagtgtgtaacagttggattttgcgtggaggctatatatCACCATCCACCCCTTTTTctgagggagaaccacctactcatgtgttgagatcaagagattccattcctaccatttgaaccttgattcctagtcttccccaagttgctttccactcaaattctTCTTCcatcatagccaaatctgtgagtgatagttgagtgttggggagactatcatttgaagcacaagagcaaggagttcatcatcaatataCTGTCTattactttttggagagtggtgtctcccagattggttaggtgtcacttgggagcctccgatatgATGTGGAGTTGAACGAAGAAGGTTGTAACAGCAAGGAGATCACCTAGTTCATGAATATCTACCCGAGCGAGGCAATTCCTTcatggacgatggccatggtgggatagacaaggttgcttctttgtggacccttcgtgggtggagccctccatggactcatgcaactgttacccttcgtgggatgaagtctccatcaacatggacgtacgatagcaccacctatcggaaccatgccaaaaatcttcgtgtccccATTGCGTTTgtcttctccaaacccttctctttaccttcatatgcaatgttttatatTCTGctgttatactcttagaattgcatgtgtaggttgattgattGACTTGTAATAATTGCTAAAATcttcccacaactaaaattggaaatgaaagatttttatttggtcaagtagtctaatcacccccctctaggcatactttcgatcctacaaatttCCCTCTCCTGCATTATGAGAGCTCATTTGTTGCATATTATCTCCTTATtggtggaaatatgccctagagacaataatatttatattattatatttccaaCTTCATAGttaaagagtttatattctatgccataactattatgatcttggaatatgtgattcagtAGAATGCCCATATGCACGTATGGAATGATAAATGGttaaataaaaggttcctagtcttgcctctaggactagctcaagtgttgtttgttatcatgttttccagatcttaggatatcattaagtgttaaatgatagtcctaaaacaacattgagattatgacattGGAGGAGCGATCATATTGAATCAACCTGATCTTGTCTATTATGAAGTGAGCTTATATCATCtgtaatcaattgtaataacatAGTGTTAATGTGTGATTTTGCTCCTTAGAACATGAGAGTATAATGGTCACTTCTTACTGTACattggactttggggttgctcaaacgtcacctataacacggtgatcataatgacaacttacaggctcatcggaaagtttgacaagggactagatatctAAGAGTGGGATTTGCTCGTCCGACGAtgtagagatattcttagggcactcttggtgtgacgacatccatcatcATCTGTCTAGACACACATGACTAAGTCACGGGGATACTGGAACACGATAACGAGAAATGAGAACAAAACTACTAACGAGGataacggtatagtgagcatgtgatgACCCAGGAGGATATCGATGCATCACTAGTTCTATGAAGTAtcacgaagcaaagggaacatcacatgataaccaaaggttcactaaaATAGCATTCGtgtgctcatagggatcgatatggacgtccacggttccaCTATCGGTCATCGAATGAAGGAGTTTTCTTTCATGTCTATGAGTTGCCGAACCTACATGGTCACAAGCTTAAGGAAATCACGACTATTGAGTGTTAGTAGGACATGACTGATGAGGATATATTTtttgaattgtttcattaatattcgaAATACTTTCGAGAGGATCgtgaagcgtttcggggtcaccggaagggtttcgaagAGTATCGGGCAATATCGGTATTACcaataaataatatataggtggaaaatgtttccggGACTGTTCAATTATACACAAAAGTGTCTgaaattttttagaacacttttataTGTAATTTAATAACAACATGTCTTAAAAAGCCAagtggtggaaggcaacttgggccaccaAAGCCCAAGTGGGGAGGCACCCCCTAAGCTAtggaaggaggccgaattggaagaggaggaggattcctcctcccctcccctcccttggccgGCACCCCAAGGAGGGACCTTACCTCCTAGGTGgctaccctctccctccccacCTACATATATACTAGTGGGTTTTGCTCTTTGGGACACAcatgttttggagcctcctctagttcttctagttctagttctaggtgCTCCTAGTTGACTATTTAGAGCTAGGTCTAGTTCCTGTAATTATCATAATTAGAATCCTAGTGtggctctaatctcctccctctaattctctggcggagattagctctggacggtgaaATGCTGCCAGATCATGAAGGccgcacgcttgcaaccaagtagagaggtcgtacTTTTGGTCTTCAGTTCGAGGGACTGTTCGTGGGAGGTTCGAGGGACTGTTCGTGGGTGGTTCATGGGATCGTTCATCAACGgtttgagggactccaagtacaATATGCACTGACATGTTCCTATTTCGCTGTAACTCTGTGATGGTAATGATCGTGATCCCAACTCGTAATGCATCTTCGTATTGATATTGGGTGTGCATAAGTGCAATTTTCTGTTTCCTACTACATTTCCCAACGATGGCATCATGAGCGGTTTTATGAGTAGGTGCAGGTTgcaatcttgatcacatgtggatgTGAGGGTAGATGTTCTCGCTATGCTTCCCTTGACTGTTGCTTTAGTTTAGTTCATCAACAATATGATGTAGCTTTGTTACAAGGTTCTGACAATCGATTGGCTCTGGTTGTTGACAATCTGCTAATAGTTCCTTAAGCTTTGTCATAGTCGAGAATAGTGAACTATCACGCACACAAGAGGGTGCGGAAGATGGTttattgatacgtc
It contains:
- the LOC119341853 gene encoding 26.2 kDa heat shock protein, mitochondrial-like, giving the protein MASAVACKGKVPVPASLLKSGAPVAFCALQSPAVTAARRPYNTQFKVKEVSRYDDDDDDYSGRDLVIPSFFSQDVLDPLGAPTSMERLLSLMEDVASQTGLSSAAGASRLGRWVAKEDDDAVYLKVPMPGLTKEHVEVRADKNILVIKGEGEKQPWDGDGDSAVPRYNRRIEMPADAYKMDKIKAEMKNGVLWVTLLKVKEEERKDVFHVKVE